One region of Metallosphaera sedula DSM 5348 genomic DNA includes:
- a CDS encoding MFS transporter: MKPYLHATLASTIAWAGNIYDLLIITYVYQYIESTFHIGYVMVSLLFSFGLLGRVVGGTLFGRFSDKYGRKPVLIFTTLGYSLSHGIMAFSPNVIVLFLARLFEGVFMGGEWTAGTVIAYESAPVSVRGILTGIVQSGYGMGYALTGAMYIYFSPLISEDWRIFLATGTFPLLLVPYMKLKVPESKPTRVSKVKVEYRDYLNLILKSTLAMSGMFVAYFSVFGNYPTFAEKLIGISPSTLGLTLLISNVGLAISFIVFGRLADRINVRKLILSALVTLTVSLFFTVPGFINLGPLASIISTMVYASSCGFWPLIPLLLAHSVPVEVRGLLSGMSYNIGGLVGGIAEVITGIAMQYMGILGMAKIIDIINLVALITVFISVITWPRAAIHTSSHNV; this comes from the coding sequence ATGAAACCGTACCTACACGCAACACTTGCCTCCACAATCGCATGGGCAGGAAATATTTATGACCTGCTAATTATTACTTACGTTTATCAATATATTGAAAGCACATTTCACATAGGCTATGTAATGGTTTCCCTACTCTTTTCCTTTGGACTATTGGGGAGGGTGGTTGGAGGTACACTCTTTGGAAGGTTTTCGGACAAGTACGGAAGGAAACCTGTCCTGATATTCACTACGTTGGGGTATTCGTTGTCTCATGGGATTATGGCCTTTTCCCCAAACGTGATAGTACTTTTCCTGGCGAGACTGTTTGAGGGAGTATTCATGGGAGGAGAGTGGACTGCTGGAACAGTAATAGCCTATGAGAGTGCCCCCGTATCAGTCAGGGGAATACTTACAGGGATAGTCCAGTCTGGGTATGGAATGGGTTACGCGCTCACAGGGGCAATGTACATCTACTTTTCACCTCTCATTTCGGAGGATTGGAGAATCTTTCTAGCCACTGGAACGTTTCCCCTCCTTCTGGTACCTTACATGAAACTGAAGGTTCCAGAATCCAAACCCACAAGGGTATCCAAGGTAAAAGTTGAGTACAGGGATTACCTAAACCTCATCCTTAAGTCTACCTTGGCAATGTCAGGGATGTTTGTAGCCTACTTCTCTGTTTTCGGAAATTATCCAACCTTTGCGGAAAAATTAATTGGAATCTCTCCCTCTACTTTAGGGTTAACACTACTGATCTCCAACGTAGGACTTGCAATATCCTTTATCGTGTTTGGTCGCCTTGCAGACAGGATAAACGTAAGGAAACTAATCCTTTCTGCCCTGGTTACGCTCACAGTATCCCTCTTCTTTACCGTTCCTGGATTCATCAACCTAGGCCCTCTTGCCTCAATCATCTCTACGATGGTTTATGCCTCATCGTGCGGATTCTGGCCCCTGATACCGCTTCTCCTTGCCCACTCCGTTCCCGTGGAGGTTAGGGGGCTCTTGTCGGGAATGTCCTATAACATAGGCGGGCTTGTGGGAGGCATTGCGGAAGTCATCACGGGGATAGCAATGCAATACATGGGTATCTTGGGAATGGCCAAGATAATCGACATCATTAATCTGGTTGCTCTCATCACGGTGTTTATTTCAGTCATTACATGGCCAAGGGCAGCCATCCATACTTCGAGCCATAATGTATAA